From the genome of Sphingomonas sp. HMP6, one region includes:
- a CDS encoding PaaI family thioesterase, which yields MERPPAGEAAHFRALESLYAAAPINRLFDSTLEIPEAGIARIHFTLDERYFHAAGAAHGTSYFKMLDDAAFYAANSLVTDRFLLTTAFNLLLTKPLRAGPVTAEGRWVSGQRRVFVAEARLIDAEGDEAARGTGTFMRSQIPLAGLPGYRAS from the coding sequence ATGGAACGCCCGCCCGCCGGGGAAGCGGCGCATTTCCGCGCGCTCGAATCGCTCTATGCGGCGGCACCGATCAATCGCCTGTTTGATTCCACGCTCGAAATTCCCGAGGCAGGCATCGCCCGAATCCATTTCACCCTCGACGAACGGTATTTCCACGCCGCCGGCGCTGCGCACGGGACGAGCTATTTCAAGATGCTCGACGATGCCGCCTTCTATGCCGCGAACAGTTTGGTGACCGATCGTTTCCTGCTGACGACGGCATTCAACTTGCTACTGACCAAGCCGCTGCGGGCCGGACCGGTCACGGCCGAGGGTCGCTGGGTTTCAGGACAGCGGCGGGTCTTCGTTGCCGAGGCGCGGCTGATCGATGCGGAGGGCGACGAAGCGGCGCGCGGCACCGGTACCTTTATGCGCTCGCAAATCCCGCTCGCCGGGTTGCCGGGGTATCGCGCTTCGTGA
- a CDS encoding M48 family metallopeptidase, translated as MTVPIEIVRNARARRARLSVDSATGRVRLVLPPRAPLKAALAWAEDKSAWIAAQRARLPTPIPFVAGAEIPFEDGVLTIAWDADAPRRVERVGDVLRCGGREEGLSRRVGLWLKREALRVLSAETAEFAARAGVEVTTVAVGDPRTRWGSCAASGTIRYSWRLILMPAWVRRSTVAHEVAHRLHMNHSAQFHRVMAVLDETDPDESRRWLRRHGAERHWVGRDS; from the coding sequence GTGACCGTGCCGATCGAAATCGTGCGCAATGCGCGGGCACGGCGCGCGCGGCTGTCGGTCGACAGTGCGACCGGGCGGGTACGGCTGGTGCTGCCGCCACGCGCACCGCTCAAGGCGGCATTGGCCTGGGCTGAGGACAAATCGGCCTGGATCGCGGCACAGCGCGCACGCCTGCCCACCCCCATCCCGTTTGTGGCCGGTGCCGAGATCCCGTTCGAGGATGGTGTGCTGACGATCGCATGGGATGCCGATGCGCCGCGCCGCGTCGAGCGTGTCGGGGATGTCCTGCGCTGCGGTGGGAGGGAAGAGGGCCTGTCGCGCCGGGTCGGTTTGTGGCTGAAGCGTGAGGCGCTGCGCGTGTTGAGCGCCGAAACCGCCGAATTCGCGGCTCGCGCGGGTGTCGAGGTCACCACGGTGGCGGTGGGCGACCCCCGGACACGCTGGGGCAGTTGCGCCGCGTCGGGTACGATCCGCTACAGCTGGCGCTTGATCCTGATGCCGGCCTGGGTCCGGCGCTCGACCGTCGCGCATGAGGTCGCGCACCGGCTCCACATGAACCACAGCGCGCAGTTCCATCGGGTGATGGCGGTGCTCGACGAGACCGATCCGGACGAGTCGCGTCGCTGGCTTCGTCGCCATGGGGCCGAACGTCACTGGGTCGGACGGGACTCTTGA
- the msrB gene encoding peptide-methionine (R)-S-oxide reductase MsrB codes for MDHLTLSETEWRKKLSPEAYHVLREAGTERAFSGRYNNNKADGIYRCGGCAQPLFDSADKYDSGSGWPSFTQPIAPERVIEHRDISHGMTRIEARCARCDGHLGHVFPDGPPPTGLRYCMNSLSLDFRQRDAGGESAGESAISDELHS; via the coding sequence ATGGACCATCTCACTTTGTCCGAAACCGAATGGCGTAAGAAACTGAGCCCCGAGGCGTATCACGTGCTGCGCGAGGCCGGGACCGAGCGGGCGTTCTCCGGTCGCTATAACAACAACAAGGCCGACGGCATCTATCGCTGCGGCGGATGCGCGCAGCCTTTGTTCGATTCGGCCGACAAATATGATTCCGGGTCGGGCTGGCCGAGCTTCACCCAACCGATCGCACCCGAGCGCGTGATCGAGCATCGCGACATCAGCCACGGCATGACCCGCATCGAAGCGCGCTGTGCGCGCTGCGACGGGCATCTCGGTCACGTTTTCCCCGATGGCCCACCCCCGACGGGCCTGCGCTATTGCATGAACTCACTCAGCCTCGACTTCCGTCAGCGCGACGCAGGGGGCGAAAGCGCTGGGGAGAGCGCGATAAGCGACGAACTGCACAGCTAA
- a CDS encoding cell wall hydrolase: MSFSNRVATFATVTFALAALIGIGSPGFAQEINRAINEPAVASVPARATPMQSIEVQATLAPAIATSTAPTSPFQAEASDDLQAGDTVEYGTLAAAVAAQSVPDTIAEDLQCMAGAIYFEAKGEPLSGQLAVAEVILNRAKSGRFPKSVCSVVTQRGQFSFVRGGRIPAISLNKQYRTAVAVARVALADAWDSPASGAMYFHARRVSPSWNRVQVAAIGNHVFYR, from the coding sequence ATGTCGTTTTCGAATCGCGTCGCTACCTTTGCGACGGTTACCTTCGCCCTTGCCGCCCTGATCGGCATCGGCTCTCCCGGCTTTGCGCAGGAAATCAACCGCGCCATTAACGAGCCGGCTGTCGCTTCGGTTCCAGCTCGGGCGACACCAATGCAGTCGATTGAGGTTCAGGCGACCCTCGCCCCGGCAATCGCGACCAGTACCGCACCGACTTCCCCTTTCCAGGCAGAAGCTAGCGATGATCTTCAAGCGGGCGATACCGTTGAATATGGTACGCTCGCGGCCGCCGTTGCCGCTCAATCCGTCCCTGACACGATCGCAGAGGACCTGCAGTGCATGGCCGGCGCGATTTATTTCGAGGCCAAGGGTGAGCCACTGAGCGGCCAGCTCGCGGTCGCCGAAGTGATTCTCAACCGCGCCAAATCGGGCCGCTTCCCCAAATCGGTCTGCTCGGTGGTCACGCAGCGCGGGCAATTCTCGTTCGTGCGCGGTGGCCGCATTCCGGCGATCTCGCTCAACAAGCAGTATCGCACGGCGGTAGCCGTGGCGCGGGTCGCCTTGGCCGATGCGTGGGACAGCCCGGCCTCGGGCGCGATGTATTTCCATGCGCGCCGGGTCTCGCCAAGCTGGAATCGCGTGCAGGTCGCCGCGATCGGCAATCACGTCTTCTATCGCTGA
- a CDS encoding ankyrin repeat domain-containing protein: MLFRAASLSLALIAAPTALLIAGPAAAQLGQSQGYKFLQAVKDSKNDEVIAFLDKPGATVVNTRDVVSGEGALHIVARRGDLPYLSYLLSKGADANLRDGKGETALLIAARLGRTEMISPLVKGGANPNLGNSSGETALIVAVQRRDQAMVREMLDLGGDPDQTDRLQGFSARDYAHQDTRSPAIAAIIDATPKKTRRAVSGPKL, encoded by the coding sequence ATGCTTTTCCGTGCCGCTTCGCTATCCCTCGCCCTGATTGCCGCGCCGACGGCATTGCTGATCGCAGGCCCCGCGGCAGCTCAGCTTGGACAATCGCAGGGGTATAAATTCCTGCAGGCGGTCAAGGATTCGAAGAATGACGAGGTTATCGCCTTTCTCGACAAGCCCGGCGCGACCGTCGTCAACACGCGCGACGTGGTGTCGGGGGAGGGTGCGCTGCACATCGTCGCACGGCGCGGCGACCTGCCCTATCTAAGCTATTTGCTGTCCAAGGGTGCCGACGCCAATTTGCGGGATGGCAAAGGCGAAACCGCATTGTTGATCGCGGCACGGCTGGGGCGCACGGAAATGATCAGCCCGCTCGTGAAAGGGGGCGCTAATCCCAATTTGGGCAATTCAAGCGGCGAGACCGCACTGATCGTCGCGGTGCAGCGCCGCGACCAGGCGATGGTGCGCGAAATGCTCGATCTTGGTGGCGATCCTGATCAGACCGACCGGCTGCAAGGCTTTTCGGCACGCGATTACGCGCATCAGGATACGCGCTCCCCCGCCATCGCCGCCATCATCGATGCCACGCCGAAAAAAACGCGCCGCGCCGTGTCGGGTCCGAAGCTTTAA
- a CDS encoding type III polyketide synthase codes for MPATAHIAAIGTAVPDHDIHQAFIGWARTRLPDARAARVFDRMAGRAAIGHRWSVLPRSADGGSPVDAGGFYARDLPPGTAERMRLYAEAAPVLSIAAIEALRAQTPIDGITHFVVASCTGFVAPGIDQIVAAQIGLAPSVERLLVGFMGCYAAVAALRSARHIVRSDPQARVLVLCVELSTLHLQDNPALEPLLAMLQFGDGAAAALVTAEPVGLALGQPFATTLPDSAALIRWDITDSGFAMHLSGEVPARIAAGLSDPDFATAATGGRDPSEIDGWAVHAGGRSILDAVENTLHLQQGALAASRGVLADFGNMSSATLMFVLARLLSGPPIRDGVALAFGPGLAAEGFGFRSAA; via the coding sequence TTGCCTGCTACTGCCCATATCGCCGCGATCGGCACCGCTGTTCCCGATCACGACATTCACCAGGCCTTTATCGGCTGGGCGCGAACGCGGCTGCCCGATGCGCGCGCGGCGCGCGTGTTCGATCGGATGGCGGGGCGCGCGGCGATCGGGCATCGCTGGTCGGTTCTGCCGCGCAGCGCCGATGGCGGATCGCCGGTCGATGCCGGCGGCTTTTATGCACGTGACCTGCCTCCAGGCACGGCCGAGCGGATGCGGCTCTATGCCGAAGCGGCGCCAGTCCTGAGCATCGCCGCGATCGAGGCGTTGCGCGCGCAAACTCCGATCGACGGCATCACGCATTTCGTGGTGGCGAGCTGCACCGGCTTCGTCGCCCCCGGCATCGACCAGATCGTCGCGGCGCAGATCGGCCTCGCCCCTTCGGTCGAGCGGCTCCTGGTCGGTTTCATGGGCTGTTATGCCGCCGTCGCCGCGCTGCGCAGCGCACGCCACATCGTAAGGTCCGATCCGCAAGCGCGCGTGCTCGTCCTGTGCGTCGAGCTGTCGACGCTGCATTTGCAGGACAACCCCGCGCTCGAACCGCTGCTCGCGATGCTCCAGTTCGGCGATGGTGCCGCCGCCGCGCTCGTCACCGCCGAGCCGGTCGGACTGGCACTCGGCCAGCCGTTCGCCACGACCTTGCCCGATTCGGCCGCATTGATCCGCTGGGACATTACCGACAGCGGGTTTGCGATGCATTTGTCGGGCGAAGTCCCCGCGCGGATCGCCGCTGGGCTATCCGATCCCGACTTCGCGACCGCCGCGACGGGCGGGCGGGACCCGAGCGAGATCGACGGATGGGCGGTCCATGCCGGCGGCCGCTCGATCCTCGATGCTGTCGAAAACACGCTGCATTTGCAGCAAGGCGCGCTCGCCGCGTCGCGCGGGGTGCTGGCGGATTTCGGGAACATGTCGTCGGCGACGCTGATGTTCGTGCTGGCGCGGCTGCTGAGCGGCCCGCCGATCCGCGATGGCGTGGCGCTGGCGTTCGGGCCGGGCCTTGCCGCCGAGGGCTTCGGATTCCGGAGCGCGGCGTGA
- a CDS encoding methyltransferase domain-containing protein — MSLATRAIAEELMDADDLSPATYAAVVGDLAKVNGVTMAARPTLDFLRRGTAGMKRFRLLDVGYGDGDMLRRIARWAAKRGLEAELFGVDLNPRSQAAATAHTSADLPIRYRTGDYADHAGEGWDFIVSSLVAHHMTHDQLIAFLRFMDRESAAGWLVNDLHRHGFAHFGYPLLATLARWHPIVRHDGKLSIARSYRPAEWSPILAEAGVQARVYRAFPFRLCVEKLCAQPPR; from the coding sequence GTGAGCCTTGCGACCCGCGCCATTGCCGAAGAGCTGATGGACGCCGACGACCTGTCGCCCGCAACCTATGCCGCCGTCGTCGGCGATCTCGCCAAGGTCAATGGCGTGACGATGGCAGCGCGCCCGACGCTCGATTTTCTGCGGCGCGGCACCGCGGGGATGAAGCGCTTCAGACTGCTCGATGTCGGGTACGGCGATGGCGACATGCTGCGGCGGATCGCGCGCTGGGCGGCGAAGCGCGGCCTGGAGGCCGAACTGTTCGGCGTTGACCTCAACCCGCGCAGCCAAGCCGCGGCGACGGCGCATACGTCGGCGGATTTGCCGATCCGGTATCGGACCGGCGATTATGCCGATCACGCGGGGGAAGGGTGGGATTTCATCGTCTCCAGCCTGGTCGCGCATCACATGACGCACGACCAGCTCATCGCTTTCCTGCGCTTCATGGACCGCGAAAGCGCAGCGGGCTGGCTGGTCAACGATCTCCACCGCCATGGCTTTGCCCATTTCGGCTACCCGCTGCTGGCGACACTGGCGCGCTGGCACCCGATCGTCCGCCACGACGGAAAACTGTCGATCGCGCGGTCTTACCGACCCGCAGAATGGTCCCCGATTCTGGCGGAAGCGGGCGTGCAGGCCCGCGTCTACCGAGCCTTTCCCTTCCGCTTATGCGTCGAAAAGCTGTGCGCTCAACCCCCGCGCTGA
- a CDS encoding YcgN family cysteine cluster protein, protein MSESGKFWEEPIDTLDRGQWEALCDGCGKCCVHKLEDEETGELLPTNVSCRLLDRATAQCSNYKHRHAYVSECVRLSRDNVRTIDWLPATCAYRLRAANEPLHDWHYLVSGDRESVHRAGQSVRGWTVSEDDAGELEFHLVDREL, encoded by the coding sequence ATGTCGGAAAGCGGCAAATTCTGGGAAGAACCGATCGACACGCTCGATCGCGGGCAGTGGGAGGCGTTGTGCGACGGCTGCGGCAAATGCTGTGTCCACAAGCTCGAGGATGAGGAAACCGGCGAGCTTTTGCCGACCAACGTGTCGTGCCGCCTGCTCGACCGCGCGACAGCGCAATGTTCGAACTACAAGCATCGCCACGCTTATGTCAGCGAATGCGTGCGGTTGAGCCGCGACAATGTCCGGACGATCGACTGGTTGCCCGCGACCTGTGCGTATCGGCTGCGCGCGGCGAACGAGCCGTTGCACGACTGGCACTATCTCGTTTCCGGCGACCGTGAATCGGTCCACCGCGCGGGTCAATCGGTGCGCGGCTGGACGGTCTCGGAGGACGATGCCGGCGAGCTCGAATTTCATCTGGTCGACCGCGAGCTGTGA
- a CDS encoding DUF1491 family protein, whose product MLVSALLKRVNDAGGMGMVRARGDAESGAILLILNEERGVSRLMERALDPSGKPILAGAGPNDPQDIAAREAYWRKRRAGDPDLWVIELDIASAERFAAETICGG is encoded by the coding sequence ATGCTCGTGTCGGCCCTGCTCAAGCGCGTGAACGATGCCGGGGGGATGGGCATGGTGCGCGCGCGCGGCGACGCCGAATCCGGCGCGATCCTGCTCATTTTGAATGAAGAGCGTGGCGTATCGCGGCTCATGGAACGCGCGCTCGACCCGTCGGGCAAGCCCATCCTGGCAGGCGCTGGCCCGAACGATCCACAAGATATAGCGGCGCGCGAAGCGTATTGGCGCAAGCGGCGAGCAGGCGATCCGGATTTGTGGGTGATCGAACTGGACATCGCATCGGCAGAACGATTCGCCGCAGAAACGATCTGCGGTGGTTGA
- a CDS encoding MmcB family DNA repair protein → MLRTSPDSVSDACVDHPGSPLCATDVARGTIRMLLRHDLVALCEVPLDGNRRADLMAIDARGQIVIVEIKVSRADLLGDAKWPDYLGCCDRYYWAVPAGFDLRPLDGPAFLPDRTGIIVADRYDAAILRGAHSEALSAATRKRVTLAFARRAGRRLIGLIDPDAQPLL, encoded by the coding sequence ATGCTTCGAACGTCGCCCGATTCAGTGTCAGATGCGTGTGTCGATCATCCCGGTTCGCCGCTGTGCGCCACCGATGTGGCGCGCGGCACGATCCGGATGTTGCTCCGCCACGATTTGGTCGCGCTCTGTGAAGTGCCGCTCGACGGCAATCGCCGTGCCGATCTCATGGCGATCGACGCGCGCGGCCAGATCGTGATCGTCGAGATCAAGGTTTCACGTGCCGATTTACTGGGTGACGCGAAATGGCCCGACTATCTCGGGTGCTGCGATCGCTATTATTGGGCGGTTCCCGCCGGGTTCGACTTGCGTCCGCTCGACGGCCCCGCATTCCTGCCGGATCGGACCGGCATTATCGTCGCCGATCGCTACGATGCGGCGATCCTGCGCGGGGCACATAGCGAAGCGCTCTCCGCGGCAACCCGCAAGCGGGTAACGCTGGCCTTTGCCCGGCGTGCGGGACGGCGACTGATCGGCCTGATCGATCCCGACGCGCAGCCGCTGCTTTAA
- a CDS encoding SCO family protein, translating to MAGHAMNQIFRAVSILLLAVLPVACGPATPERAPLDGVKIGGPFSLIDQDGKPRTDRDFAGRYRIVYFGYTFCPDVCPTDVQTIGAALRAFEKQDAARAAKVVPIFVTVDPKRDTPAVLKAFVSAFHPRMVGLTGTPEAIAAAAKAYGIYAEAEKPNADGGYLVAHSRFAYLMDPAGKPVALLPQDKTPKDVAAELDRWVR from the coding sequence ATGGCTGGCCACGCCATGAACCAGATTTTCCGCGCCGTCTCCATCCTCCTGCTCGCCGTCTTGCCGGTCGCGTGCGGTCCCGCCACGCCGGAGCGCGCGCCGCTGGACGGCGTCAAGATTGGCGGACCGTTCAGCTTGATCGACCAGGACGGCAAGCCGCGCACCGATCGCGATTTCGCCGGGCGCTATCGCATCGTTTATTTCGGCTACACTTTCTGCCCCGATGTCTGCCCGACCGACGTTCAGACGATCGGCGCGGCGCTACGGGCGTTCGAGAAGCAGGATGCGGCGCGGGCGGCGAAGGTCGTGCCGATCTTCGTGACGGTCGATCCCAAGCGCGATACCCCGGCGGTGTTGAAGGCGTTCGTTTCGGCGTTCCACCCACGCATGGTCGGCCTTACCGGCACGCCAGAAGCGATCGCCGCAGCGGCCAAGGCCTATGGCATCTATGCCGAAGCGGAAAAGCCTAATGCCGACGGCGGCTATCTCGTCGCGCACAGCCGCTTTGCGTATCTGATGGATCCGGCGGGCAAGCCCGTTGCGCTGCTGCCGCAGGACAAGACGCCGAAGGATGTCGCGGCGGAACTCGATCGCTGGGTGCGCTGA
- a CDS encoding NAD(P)/FAD-dependent oxidoreductase yields MRSTPALIVGGGPAGASAAITLARAGAPHLLVERSRETGDAICGGFLSWRTLESLARLGVAPEMLGSARITRTRIIAGDRVVEAALPRPALGVSRRTLDTVLLAQAVSAGAAIERGVTVRGLVGTTATLDDGATLASDTLFLASGKHDVRGMARPAEARGDDPVLGLRVRIAAAPGLTRLINDAVELHLFDRGYVGINLQEDGSANICMAVHRSAMLAAGSPAVLLDALARDHPRLGERLAYRGGGETIDAIANVPYGWRALRSDPGVFRLGDQAGVIPSLAGEGMGIAIASGIRAANAFLAGGAAAAPRFQSDFARATRRPITLAGLVRDAAERPRLALAALPLLSHIPGLIDTIASLTRIGHSPLDHSPR; encoded by the coding sequence GTGCGCTCAACCCCCGCGCTGATCGTCGGCGGCGGCCCCGCCGGGGCAAGCGCCGCGATCACGCTGGCGCGCGCCGGCGCACCGCATTTGCTGGTCGAGCGTAGCCGCGAGACCGGCGATGCGATTTGCGGCGGATTCCTGAGCTGGCGCACGCTCGAATCGCTCGCGCGGCTCGGCGTCGCGCCGGAAATGCTGGGCAGCGCGCGGATCACGCGGACGCGGATCATCGCGGGGGATCGCGTTGTCGAGGCAGCCCTCCCGCGCCCGGCGCTCGGCGTGTCGCGGCGGACGCTCGATACCGTCCTGCTCGCGCAAGCTGTTTCGGCAGGCGCAGCGATCGAGCGCGGCGTCACCGTGCGCGGCCTTGTCGGCACCACCGCGACGCTCGACGACGGTGCGACGCTGGCCAGCGACACGCTGTTTCTCGCCAGCGGCAAACACGACGTGCGCGGCATGGCGCGACCGGCGGAGGCGCGCGGCGACGATCCCGTGCTGGGCTTGCGCGTGCGCATCGCCGCCGCGCCCGGCCTCACCCGGCTGATCAATGATGCGGTCGAACTGCATCTGTTCGATCGCGGCTATGTCGGGATCAATCTGCAGGAGGACGGCAGCGCCAACATCTGCATGGCGGTGCACCGTTCGGCGATGTTGGCGGCAGGGTCGCCCGCGGTGTTGCTCGATGCGCTGGCGCGCGACCATCCGAGGCTCGGCGAGCGCCTTGCCTATCGCGGTGGCGGGGAGACGATCGATGCCATCGCCAACGTGCCCTATGGCTGGCGCGCGCTACGCAGCGATCCGGGCGTGTTCCGGCTCGGTGATCAGGCGGGCGTCATCCCATCGCTGGCGGGCGAGGGCATGGGCATCGCGATTGCCAGCGGAATCCGTGCCGCCAATGCTTTTCTAGCCGGAGGTGCCGCGGCGGCACCGCGCTTTCAGTCCGACTTTGCCCGCGCGACACGGCGGCCGATCACGCTGGCCGGACTGGTCCGCGATGCGGCAGAACGCCCCCGCCTGGCCCTTGCCGCGCTGCCGCTGCTATCCCATATTCCCGGCTTGATCGATACGATCGCGTCGCTGACGCGGATCGGCCATTCCCCGCTTGACCACAGCCCCCGCTGA
- a CDS encoding transglycosylase domain-containing protein, whose amino-acid sequence MARSSASTPRSAKAPLWRRRSVLAVQIASGLALLGFIILAITVYVSQGQLPSYDELKSSPNGQMIRVHAADGTVIVSIGPSYGEWLPYERIPAVMRDAMISVEDRRFRMHPGVDPIGMARSVQVRIEKGHWRQGGSTITQQIARNIFLNSNKRFDRKIREAILALALERKFSKDQVLELYLNKVYFGGGAYGIDAASRKFFGHGADRLSLSEAAVIAGLVKAPSNYSPTADIDAARGRAKVVLSLMQETGAITPSQASQAESAVGQIAFVPEARQNSVRYFTDWALPQLEVLIDETQRPLEVWTTLDLGMQRAADAAIQANAPKGAQGALVSIDRDGAVRAMVGGTDYVSSIYNRATQAQRQPGSAFKLFVYLAALEAGHKVEDSVVDEPITIDGWSPRNDSRRNSGAVSLRTAFAYSLNTVAAKLGQEVGFSTVADMARRFGITTKVNTHPSMVLGTSDVRLIDMTRAFASVGNKGVAVTPYAITKVTAAGETIYAQAVDTTQVLVAPYVAAQMTDLLQTTVNTGTGRAAQIGRPVAGKTGTTTSSKDGWFLGFSSGLTTGVWMGRDDAKSIPGLHGGTAPAKAFAAFMKVAVADRPPEEFDTKVTLPEFQLEPDQESYFGEADNGLFVDENGNPVGQGDTTPPAPGQQVDADGNPIEQRAPTEQPAAPPADKKDDPKLDQAWIDRVLGRDQSRPAPVPTRAPLPDRQESRPTQ is encoded by the coding sequence ATGGCCCGTTCCTCAGCTTCCACCCCCCGCTCCGCCAAGGCGCCGCTCTGGCGTCGCCGCAGCGTGCTGGCCGTTCAGATCGCAAGTGGTCTGGCGCTGCTTGGCTTCATTATCCTCGCCATCACCGTCTATGTCTCGCAGGGGCAATTGCCGAGCTATGATGAGCTGAAATCCTCGCCCAACGGGCAGATGATCCGCGTCCATGCCGCCGATGGCACCGTGATCGTGTCGATCGGCCCGAGCTATGGCGAATGGCTGCCGTACGAGCGAATCCCGGCGGTGATGCGCGATGCGATGATCTCGGTCGAGGATCGCCGCTTCCGGATGCATCCCGGCGTCGATCCGATCGGCATGGCGCGTTCGGTTCAGGTGCGGATCGAAAAGGGCCATTGGCGGCAGGGCGGATCGACCATCACGCAGCAGATTGCGCGCAACATCTTCCTCAATTCGAACAAAAGGTTCGACCGCAAAATTCGTGAGGCGATCCTCGCGCTCGCGCTGGAGCGCAAGTTCAGCAAGGATCAAGTGCTCGAACTGTACCTCAACAAAGTCTATTTCGGCGGCGGCGCATACGGGATCGATGCGGCCAGCCGCAAATTTTTCGGACATGGCGCTGATCGCCTCAGCCTGAGCGAGGCGGCGGTCATCGCTGGTCTGGTCAAGGCGCCGTCCAATTATTCGCCGACCGCCGATATTGATGCAGCCCGCGGGCGCGCCAAGGTGGTGCTGTCGTTGATGCAGGAAACCGGCGCGATTACGCCGTCGCAGGCAAGCCAGGCCGAATCCGCCGTCGGGCAGATCGCCTTCGTCCCCGAAGCGCGGCAGAATAGCGTGCGCTATTTCACCGATTGGGCGCTCCCGCAGCTCGAAGTGCTGATCGACGAAACGCAGCGCCCGCTTGAGGTGTGGACCACGCTCGACTTGGGTATGCAGCGGGCCGCCGATGCCGCGATCCAGGCGAACGCGCCAAAGGGGGCCCAAGGCGCTTTGGTGTCGATCGATCGCGACGGCGCAGTCCGCGCGATGGTCGGCGGGACCGATTATGTCAGCTCGATCTACAACCGCGCGACGCAGGCGCAGCGCCAGCCGGGTTCGGCGTTCAAGCTGTTCGTGTACCTCGCTGCACTAGAGGCCGGACATAAGGTCGAGGATTCGGTGGTCGACGAGCCCATCACGATCGACGGCTGGAGCCCGCGCAACGATTCGCGCCGCAACAGCGGTGCGGTGAGCCTGCGCACCGCCTTTGCCTATTCGCTCAACACCGTCGCCGCAAAGCTTGGCCAGGAAGTGGGCTTTTCAACGGTTGCGGACATGGCGCGACGCTTCGGCATCACGACCAAGGTCAACACACATCCGTCGATGGTGCTCGGCACGTCCGACGTGCGGTTGATCGACATGACCCGTGCGTTTGCGAGCGTGGGCAACAAGGGCGTCGCCGTCACCCCTTATGCCATCACCAAGGTGACGGCCGCGGGCGAGACAATTTATGCGCAAGCGGTCGACACCACCCAAGTGCTGGTCGCGCCCTATGTCGCCGCGCAGATGACCGACCTGCTGCAGACCACCGTCAATACCGGCACCGGTCGCGCCGCGCAGATCGGCCGCCCGGTCGCGGGCAAGACCGGCACGACGACGTCGAGCAAGGATGGCTGGTTCCTCGGCTTCTCCAGCGGGCTGACCACCGGCGTATGGATGGGGCGCGACGATGCAAAGTCGATCCCCGGCCTGCACGGCGGGACCGCGCCCGCCAAGGCCTTTGCGGCCTTCATGAAGGTCGCCGTCGCGGACCGCCCGCCCGAAGAATTCGACACCAAGGTGACCTTGCCCGAATTCCAGCTCGAGCCCGACCAGGAATCGTATTTCGGAGAGGCCGACAACGGCTTGTTCGTCGATGAAAATGGTAATCCGGTTGGCCAAGGCGACACCACGCCACCCGCGCCGGGACAGCAAGTCGATGCCGATGGCAATCCGATCGAGCAACGCGCTCCGACCGAGCAGCCAGCCGCGCCACCGGCCGACAAAAAAGACGATCCGAAGCTCGATCAGGCGTGGATCGACCGCGTCTTAGGCCGCGACCAGTCCCGCCCCGCGCCGGTGCCAACGCGCGCCCCGCTGCCTGACCGTCAAGAGTCCCGTCCGACCCAGTGA